One Vicinamibacterales bacterium genomic window, GGTCAACCTGATGCGCGAGCATGTGCCCTCCGACGCGCGCATCCACTACGTTATCACCAACGGCGGCCGCGCGCCCAACGTGGTGCCCGATTTCGCCGAGTCCTACTACTACGCCCGCCACAACGACATGCGGGTGCTCGAAGGCCTGTGGGAACGCATCACCAACGCCGCCCGCGGCGCCGCGCTGGGGACGGGGACCACCATGGAACTGGAGCTGACCGGCGCGGTGTGGAACGTGCTGCCGAACAGCTATCTCGTCGGTCTCATGCAGGAGAACCTCCGCAAGGTCGGCGGCTACGAGTACACGCCGGTGGAACGCCAGTTTGCCGAAGGCATCCGCAAGACCCTCGACGGCGAGCTGCCGCCGATCGACAGTGCCAATTCGGTGTTCGCGCCGGAAGCGGGCATCGGTAGCGCCTCCACCGACCTTGGTGATGTCAGCTGGCGCGTGCCCACCGTGCAGCTGACCGCGGCGACGTGGGTCCCCGGCACGCCCGCGCACAGCTGGCAGGCGGTCGCCGCCGGCGGCATGTCGATTGGCGTCAAGGGGATGATGGTGGCGGCGAAGTCGATGAGCCTGATGGCCATGGACCTGTTCTCCGATCCGGCGCATCTGGTGAAGGCACGCGAGGAGTTCGACAAGCGCCGCGGTCCGAACTTCAAGTACACGACCCGGCTGGCGGACCGCAAGCCGGCGCTCGACTATCGGAAGTAGCTTGGCCCTTCCTCGCGGCACGCGGATCGGGACCTACGAGATTGTCGGCCTGCTGGGGATCGGCGGGATGGGCGAAGTGTATCGGGCGCACGATACGCGGCTCGGGCGCGACGTCGCGATCAAGATCCTGGCGCACCGCGTCTCGGAGGATCCGGTCCTGCTCGCACGCATCGAGCGTGAAGCGCGGCTGCTGGCCTCGCTCAACCATCCGTCCATCGCCACCATCCACGGCATCGAAGACTGGCAGGGCACACCCGCGATCGTGATGGAGCTGATCGAGGGCCAGACGCTGGCCGTGCGGCTGTTTGAAGGGGCCATCCCGCCGGCCGAAGTGGTCCGCATTGCGAAGCAGGTGGCCGAGGCGCTGTGCGCCGCGCACGATCGCGGCATCGTGCATCGCGACCTCAAGCCCGCCAACATCCACCTCCGGCCGGACGGCGCGGTGAAGGTCCTCGACTTCGGCCTCGCCAAGGCCATCGTCGTGGACGACAACCCGAGCACGCAGAACCTGCAGTCGGTGACCACCACCGGATCGATCATGGGCACGGCGCCGTACATGAGTCCCGAGCAGGCCCGCGGGATGGAAATGGATCGCCGCACCGACATCTGGGCGTTCGGCTGCACGGTCTACGAGATGCTGACCGGCACGCGCGCCTTCTACGGCCCCACGCCCGCCGACACCGTGGTCGCCATCCTCAGTTCCACACCAGACTGGAGCAAGCTGCCGGCCGACACGCCGCCGGGGTTGCGTGCGCTGCTCGAGCGGTGCCTGCAACGCGACATCCGGCAGCGCCTGCGCGACCTGGGGGATGCGAGCTTCGACTACGGCGCCACCAACAGCGCGTTTGTCGGCGCCGTGGCGACGGCGCGGCGCCGGAACCTGGGCCGGGCGCTGCTCTTCGCCATTCCGATCGTGACGGCCCTCCTCCTGGCCGGCACGGTGCTCTACTTCGCGCGCGGCCGCGAGGCGGGGCCGCTGCGGAAGTTCGAAGTGCAGGTGGACGGACTTGGTGACCAGCCCGGTACGTTCACGGCGGAGTCGGGGCCGGGCGCCGGCGTCGTGATTTCGCCCGATGGTCGCCGCATTGTCTATCCCGCGTCCGGCCGCCTGTGGGTGCGCGATCTGAGCGAGCTGGCATCGCGGGCCCTCGACGGCACCGAGAAGGCCGCGGCGCCGAGCTGGTCGCCCGACAGCTCGTGGGTGGCGTACGCCGTCGGCGCGGAACTGCGCAAGTCGCCGATCTCCGGCGGCGCCGCGGTTCGCGTCGCCGCCGTGCCGGGCGGGTTTGCCGAAGCCGGCGGCATCGCCTGGTCGGACGACGGCGTGCTGTATTACACGACCGGCAACGGCGGCATGTGGAAGGTGCCGGCCGAGGGCGGCGATCCAGCGATGGTGATCGATATCGAGCCGGGCGTGCGTGACTATCACGACGCCACCATGGCCGGCGGCCGGCCGATGATCATCACGCACTACACGAACAGCCAGTTCTCGATCGATCGTGTGGACGGGACGAGCCGGGAGGTCCTGTTCGGGCCGGTCGCGCAAGTCATCCGGCATGCCGCGTTCTCGAGCGACGGGCACCTGGTGTATCAGCGCGTCGGCAACAGCCCCGGCGTGTGGGGCGTGCCGGTGGAGCCGCGGACGCTGCTGCAGCGCGGCGAGCCGTTCCTGGTGGCGGCCGGCGGCTTGCGGCCCAGCGTCGCCGACGATGGCACCCTGGTCTACGTGACCGACGAAACCTGGGGCCGCGTGCAATTGAGCTTCGTGGACCGCACCGGGCAGATTCGGTCGAACGTGGGCGACCCGCGGGCGGGCATGCGCCATCCGGCGCTGTCGCCGGCCGGTGACCGCGTGGTGATGGTCGCCCCGAGTGGCGTCGGCGACGACTTGTTCGTGGTGGATGTGAGCCGCGGGTCGGCGACCCAGTTGACCTCCACCGGCGTGCGCGGCGACCCGGCATGGGATCCGAAAGGCCGCCGGATTGCGTATAGCTGTGGCGCGACGGGGCGCGACGGCGGCGTGTGCGTGGTGAGCGCCGACGGCGGCGGAGAACCCGCGGTGGTCATTCCTGGCGCGAGCCAGCCGGACTACGCGCCGGACGGATTGCACCTGGCGTATCTGCTCCTGGATCCCAACACGCGCACCGATCTGTGGACCGCACCGGCGGATGGCTCGTCGCCGGCCACGCTCATCCGGCAGACGCCCGCCTTCGACTTCGGCCCTCGCGTGTCTCCCGATGGACACTTTGTCGCGTATTCGTCGGCCGAGTCCGGCAAGCCGGAAGTGTATGTTGCCGACTACCCGGTGCCGCGGCGGCGCTGGCAGGTGTCGACGGGCGCCGGCGCCGAAGTGCGCTGGAACCCGCGCGGCGGGGAGCTGTTCTATCTCGACGGCACCGGGAATCTGCAGGCCGTCACCATCGACCCGTCAGGACAGCCGGGCAAGCCGGTCACGCTGTTTTCCGAATCGGTGGCGCGCGGTCACTTGTCGCAGGGCTATGCCCCGTCGCCCGATGGCGGGCAGTTCCTCCTGGTGCGCGATGTCGACCGCGGCAAGCTCCGCCCGCGGATTACCGTGGTGCAGAACTGGTTTGCGGAGTTTGCGCCGAAGCGTTAGCGGCGTCGCTTCCTGGCGGTGGCCTTGGCGGCCTTCTTCTTTGGCGCCGTGGCGCCCTTGGCCCCTGGCGCCCTGGCCGGCGCCTTCATCGTCAAGGCCCGTTCGATAATCCTGGCGAACATCTGACCGGTGTCGCCGGTCTTCGCCGGCGCGTTGCTCAGCCAGAGGTCCGGCGTGCGGCCCTGCAGGATTTCCGCGAAGTCCGCATGCGGAGTCTTCACGCTCAGCGGCGCGAACTCGGCAATATCGATCGGACCGGACCACTCGTCCTTGTGCTTGATCAGCAGCCAGCTGTTCGGCGCGCCACCGAAGCCGCGCGTCTTGACCAGCACCCACGACCCCTTGAGCTTGTAGCCGTTCAGGCGAAACTTCAGGTCGCCCTTGCGGAAGGCTTCATCGACGTCCACCTCCGGTTCCCAGGTGCCGACGTCCCACAGCATGACGATGCCGGCGCCATAGCCTTCGGGGATCACGCCCTCGAAGGTGCCGTATTCGATCGGGTGGTCTTCCACGTGCATCGCCAGCCGCTTGTCGCGCGAGTCGATCGACGGCCCTTTGGGCACGGCCCATGACAGCAGCACGCCGTTCCATTCCAGGCGCAGGTCGTAATGCAGGTGAGAGGCGAGGTGCTTCTGGACGCAGAAGAACAGCGGGGCGCCGGCCTTTTTCTTTTTCGGCGATGGCGCGCCGGCCGGTTCCGGCGACTTGGTGAAATCCCGCTTCTTCCGGTAATGCTCGAGGGCCACTCGCTACGCAGAATACAACGGCCGAAGGGTAGAATACGCTTCGCATGAGCACACCGACCGCCCACGACCGCGCGTTCTTCGGCCATCCCCGGGGGCTCTCGACGTTGTTCTTCACCGAGATGTGGGAGCGCTTCAGTTACTACGGCATGCGCGCGCTGCTGCTGTTGTACATGACCGCGCCACTCACGGCCGGCGGTCTGGGCTTTGACGCCGCGCAAGGCGGTGCCATCTATGGCTTGTACACGTCGATGGTCTACCTGGCGACGATGCCGGGCGGGTGGATTGCGGACCGGCTGATCGGTCCCCGCCGCGCGGTGCTGTATGGCGGCATCATCATCGCCGCCGGGCACTTCAGCATGGCGGTGCCGTCGCTGGCGACCTTCTACCTGGGCTTGTTCCTGATCGTGATTGGCACGGGCCTGCTCAAGGGCAACGTCAGCGTCATTGTCGGCAAGCTCTACGGCGCCGCCGACATTCGCCGCGACGCGGGATTCTCGATCTTCTACATGGGGATCAACCTCGGCGCGTTCCTGGCGCCGCTGGTTTGCGGCTACCTCGGCCAGCAGGTGAGCTGGCACCTGGGCTTCGCCGCGGCCGGGTTCGGCATGCTGATCGGCGTGATCCAGTACGTGATGGGCAGCAAGAACCTCGGCGATGCCGGCATCGCGCCGGCGCCGGCGCCAACCCCGGCCATCGCAGCGCAGTGGAAGCGCCAGGTGCAAACCTGGGTCGGCGGCAGCGCCGCGTTCGTCGTACTGATCGTGCTGGCGGTTTACGCGGGCCTCGTCAACGTGTCGGCCACGCAGGTGAGCGATGCGGCCGGTGTCTTCCTGTTGCTCGTCGTCGTGGGCTTCTTCGGCTGGTTGATGTTCTCGGGCGGGTGGACGCCGGAAGAGAAGAAGCGCCTCTACGTGATCACCGTGCTGTTCTTCGCGGCGTCGCTGTTCTGGTCGGTGTTCGAACAGGCCGGTTCGACCCTCAACCTGTTTGCCGACCGCAGCACGCGGAATGAAGTGTTCGGCATGGCGTACCCCAGCAGCTGGTTCCAGTCGATGAACTCGTTATTCATCTTCGCGTTCGCGCCGGTCCTGGCATGGCTGTGGATCAAGCTGGCGTCGACCGGCAAGGAGCCCATCAGCCCGACGAAGTTTGCGTTCGGCTTGATCTTCGTCGGCGCCGGATTCCTGATCCTCGTGATTCCTGCCCGCATGGCCGAGCAGGGCGCGCTGGTCAGCCCGATGTGGCTGACCGCCACCTATTTCCTGCACACGATCGGCGAACTGGTGCTGAGCCCGGTGGGATTGAGCGCCATGACCACCCTGGCGCCGGCGCGCATTGCCGGCCTGATGATGGGCGTGTGGTTCCTCGCCACCTCGGTCGGCAACTTCATCGGCGGCCGTGTCTCCGGACTCTACGAGTCGCTCGCGCTGCCCACGTTGTTTGGCGTCGTCGCGGCGTCCGCGATTGTCTTGGGGCTGGTGCTGCTGGCGCTGGTCCCATCATTGCGTCCGCTCATGGGCGCGCCGGCCGCGCGGCAGTAGCGGCGGGCCGGTCAAGTCCCTGGCCCGCGGCCAGGGTCAGCTCGCCCGGCGCTGGTCGGCGTAAGGCGAGAGCCGGCGGTGTTCGGCCGGGATGCCGCGCCCGCGTCCGCCGAGCAGTTCGGCCACCGAACGCCCGCCGAAGCGATCGTCGATGACTTCGAGTTGGTCCGCGGTGACGTGTGAGGGATGCCGCGCACCGCAGGCATGACTAAGGGCCAGCAGTTCCTTGCGAAACGACACCATGTAGTTGGCCAGGCGAACCGCTTTCAGTTCGGGGACCAGGCCGCGGCTGAGCCACGGGTTCTGCGTGGCCACGCCCGTCGGGCAGTGATTGGTGTGGCACCGCAAGGCCTGGATGCAGCCGATCGACAGCAGCGCTTCACGGCCGGCGTTGATCAAGTCGCACCCGAGCGCGAAGGCCATGAGGGCCGTTTCGGGGAAGCCCAGTTTTCCAGACCCGATGAACACGATGTTGTCGTGGAGGCCTCGCTCCGTAAACACGTGTTGCACGCGGCTGAAGCCGACCTTGAACGGGAGCCCCACGCGATCGGCAAACACGAGCGGAGCGGCGCCGGTGCCGCCTTCGCCGCCATCGATCGTGATGAAGTCGACCGCGCGATGTCCCGACATGTGGCGCGCCAGGTCCCGCCAGAACTCGATGTCGCCCACCGCCGACTTGATGCCGACCGGCAGGCCCGTCTCGCCGGCGACCTGCTCGACAAAGTCGAGCAGGGACGAGGCATCACGAAACGCGGTGTGGGCGGCCGGG contains:
- a CDS encoding protein kinase, translating into MALPRGTRIGTYEIVGLLGIGGMGEVYRAHDTRLGRDVAIKILAHRVSEDPVLLARIEREARLLASLNHPSIATIHGIEDWQGTPAIVMELIEGQTLAVRLFEGAIPPAEVVRIAKQVAEALCAAHDRGIVHRDLKPANIHLRPDGAVKVLDFGLAKAIVVDDNPSTQNLQSVTTTGSIMGTAPYMSPEQARGMEMDRRTDIWAFGCTVYEMLTGTRAFYGPTPADTVVAILSSTPDWSKLPADTPPGLRALLERCLQRDIRQRLRDLGDASFDYGATNSAFVGAVATARRRNLGRALLFAIPIVTALLLAGTVLYFARGREAGPLRKFEVQVDGLGDQPGTFTAESGPGAGVVISPDGRRIVYPASGRLWVRDLSELASRALDGTEKAAAPSWSPDSSWVAYAVGAELRKSPISGGAAVRVAAVPGGFAEAGGIAWSDDGVLYYTTGNGGMWKVPAEGGDPAMVIDIEPGVRDYHDATMAGGRPMIITHYTNSQFSIDRVDGTSREVLFGPVAQVIRHAAFSSDGHLVYQRVGNSPGVWGVPVEPRTLLQRGEPFLVAAGGLRPSVADDGTLVYVTDETWGRVQLSFVDRTGQIRSNVGDPRAGMRHPALSPAGDRVVMVAPSGVGDDLFVVDVSRGSATQLTSTGVRGDPAWDPKGRRIAYSCGATGRDGGVCVVSADGGGEPAVVIPGASQPDYAPDGLHLAYLLLDPNTRTDLWTAPADGSSPATLIRQTPAFDFGPRVSPDGHFVAYSSAESGKPEVYVADYPVPRRRWQVSTGAGAEVRWNPRGGELFYLDGTGNLQAVTIDPSGQPGKPVTLFSESVARGHLSQGYAPSPDGGQFLLVRDVDRGKLRPRITVVQNWFAEFAPKR
- a CDS encoding DNA polymerase ligase N-terminal domain-containing protein, whose product is MALEHYRKKRDFTKSPEPAGAPSPKKKKAGAPLFFCVQKHLASHLHYDLRLEWNGVLLSWAVPKGPSIDSRDKRLAMHVEDHPIEYGTFEGVIPEGYGAGIVMLWDVGTWEPEVDVDEAFRKGDLKFRLNGYKLKGSWVLVKTRGFGGAPNSWLLIKHKDEWSGPIDIAEFAPLSVKTPHADFAEILQGRTPDLWLSNAPAKTGDTGQMFARIIERALTMKAPARAPGAKGATAPKKKAAKATARKRRR
- a CDS encoding peptide MFS transporter gives rise to the protein MSTPTAHDRAFFGHPRGLSTLFFTEMWERFSYYGMRALLLLYMTAPLTAGGLGFDAAQGGAIYGLYTSMVYLATMPGGWIADRLIGPRRAVLYGGIIIAAGHFSMAVPSLATFYLGLFLIVIGTGLLKGNVSVIVGKLYGAADIRRDAGFSIFYMGINLGAFLAPLVCGYLGQQVSWHLGFAAAGFGMLIGVIQYVMGSKNLGDAGIAPAPAPTPAIAAQWKRQVQTWVGGSAAFVVLIVLAVYAGLVNVSATQVSDAAGVFLLLVVVGFFGWLMFSGGWTPEEKKRLYVITVLFFAASLFWSVFEQAGSTLNLFADRSTRNEVFGMAYPSSWFQSMNSLFIFAFAPVLAWLWIKLASTGKEPISPTKFAFGLIFVGAGFLILVIPARMAEQGALVSPMWLTATYFLHTIGELVLSPVGLSAMTTLAPARIAGLMMGVWFLATSVGNFIGGRVSGLYESLALPTLFGVVAASAIVLGLVLLALVPSLRPLMGAPAARQ